The following is a genomic window from Moorella sp. Hama-1.
CCTGACTTCAACTAGGCTGTCATTTTGCCGGGCTAACCGGGGATAACGGCCTTGCCGGCCTGGCCCCCGCCTAGGCCCGGGCCTGGAAGGTCTCACACTCCGTATCGCGATCGTTGTGGGCGCTGGAGTTGTTCGGCACCCCTTCGACGGCGATGTTGATCTTTTCCGCGTTGCAGGCGCCGTCCTGCCAGTAGATGCAGTTAGCCAC
Proteins encoded in this region:
- a CDS encoding DUF1540 domain-containing protein, yielding MPQVNCRVANCIYWQDGACNAEKINIAVEGVPNNSSAHNDRDTECETFQARA